The window AATCGCGTGATCCGTCCACCACCGCCGGCAATCCAGGCGGTCCGGCCGTACGAAGCGACACCCGCGTACAGCTGATCACTGAGCGTTCGCCAGGTCTTTCCGGCATCCGGCGTCACAAACGCGCC is drawn from Gemmatimonadaceae bacterium and contains these coding sequences:
- a CDS encoding oxidoreductase; translation: GAFVTPDAGKTWRTLSDQLYAGVASYGRTAWIAGGGGRITRLDW